Proteins from one Cyanobacteria bacterium GSL.Bin1 genomic window:
- a CDS encoding AAA family ATPase yields the protein MVKNLEHLTIHQFRGLKNLELRDLGTINLLVGANNSGKTSVLEAIATYCRPLDPKAWLNTAWSREIKLSRKPQLDALRWLFPQSGQERAGDLYTGEIITSGEGHFSLRESRAIYEEIEGTLDQQEQNNLESEEDIGDEIISGDYIERGANFSLIAKTEIDQGELFNKPSQLLDQKESIQLWESERRHVFRKNRSDLALPVELILPFSHRAEQLQVESLSNAIEQQFKSEIIDLLRNLDQGIVGLEILSTSRDRKERLYIDHKDIGIAPLSAFGDGIRRLLYIASTLVQAKGGVLLIDEIESSIHTEVLDPSFTWLIKSCQDMEVQLFATTHSLEAVDAILSSTERAQNCNDRRFFDDLVLYRLEVNNGNHIARHFNAEKLHILREELGQEVRW from the coding sequence ATGGTAAAAAATCTAGAACACTTAACCATTCATCAGTTTCGAGGTTTAAAGAACTTAGAATTGCGCGATCTTGGAACTATTAATTTGCTGGTAGGAGCGAATAATTCTGGAAAAACAAGTGTTCTAGAAGCCATTGCAACTTATTGTCGTCCGCTTGATCCAAAAGCATGGTTAAATACCGCTTGGAGTCGGGAGATTAAATTGTCTCGCAAGCCTCAGTTAGATGCTTTACGTTGGTTATTTCCCCAGTCTGGACAAGAGCGCGCTGGTGATCTTTATACAGGAGAGATCATAACCTCAGGAGAGGGACACTTTTCTCTCAGAGAATCACGGGCAATTTATGAAGAAATCGAGGGTACCCTTGATCAGCAAGAGCAAAATAATCTAGAAAGCGAAGAAGATATTGGCGATGAGATTATTAGTGGTGATTATATAGAAAGAGGAGCTAATTTTTCCCTAATCGCAAAAACAGAAATTGATCAAGGAGAATTATTCAACAAACCTTCCCAACTTTTAGATCAAAAAGAGAGTATTCAGTTATGGGAAAGTGAACGTCGTCATGTTTTCCGAAAAAATCGTTCAGATTTAGCTCTTCCAGTAGAACTCATTCTTCCTTTTTCACATCGTGCTGAACAACTACAAGTTGAGTCACTTTCTAATGCAATAGAACAACAATTTAAGTCAGAAATAATTGATTTACTACGTAACCTAGATCAAGGGATTGTGGGTTTAGAAATTTTATCAACATCGCGCGATCGTAAAGAAAGATTGTATATTGATCATAAAGATATTGGTATTGCTCCTTTAAGTGCATTTGGTGACGGCATAAGGCGTTTATTGTATATCGCATCAACTTTAGTTCAAGCAAAGGGAGGAGTTTTACTCATTGATGAAATCGAAAGTTCTATTCATACGGAAGTCTTAGATCCCTCCTTCACTTGGTTGATTAAATCTTGTCAAGACATGGAAGTGCAATTATTTGCAACTACTCATAGTTTAGAAGCAGTAGATGCAATTTTAAGTAGTACTGAACGAGCACAAAACTGTAATGATCGACGTTTTTTTGATGATTTAGTTTTATATCGTCTAGAAGTAAATAATGGAAATCACATAGCCAGACATTTTAATGCAGAAAAATTACATATTTTAAGGGAAGAATTAGGTCAAGAAGTACGATGGTAG